GGTATTTCTATTTACACTGCGCAACCCAAATGATCATTACATATTTGATTAGATGTCAAATTAAAACCTAAAAATGATTTACTTTTCTACTCATTATATTTAATGGCCAGGTTTCCCAAAAATTAAACtaagttttataaagaaatatgcaGAGATTAAGCACTTTTACTAGAAgtgttaatgggtataaaaattttgaagtaataataattcctttttattttatagatgattcAAAAGAGAatcttaatttatttctatttttatataaattggtTCAGATTTTGAAATTATCCGTTAGGtgtaatcctttggaggagaattTAATATAATATCTTTCAGTTTGTAAgcaattcagaaaatatatttgagaaagtAATCACATAATTCAGTCTATTTCTTCAAATTAACATTTCACTATTTAACTGCCACATTAACtaattttcaattaaaagaatgtacttttaataaataagaaattaagttTCACTAACGTGTCCTATTAAATACTAACACAATACACAAATAGAAAGACACAATGGGGGAAATAAGTATTCACTGACCTTCGGTATTATAATGAAACATATATTAATTGGATTCTTTTTAATAACATAATACCAAAAAATGTATtatgtagatttttaaagatcaatataaaggaaaaaataaaagaactatgtGTTTCCAGAGTCTCTTTTTATTAGAAAGCTTTTTGTTTTGGGATGCTATTTTAATCTAAACTTCAGAAAAACGATGTGCCAAGATGTTCAGAGCAGTCTTACATGTAACAATTTAATCGACCACAACCTAAATATTAGCTATGATTTGAAATGTTtagcaaattatttaacatgGATGGAATGGGATATAATCTGAAACAAAGATGTTAATAATATTCTAATATAGAAAATACGATTACTATTATACTAGTAGGATAATCTTCTTGAATATTCATGGAAACTCTTTTCAGAATTACCAGACTAGAGCAGCATTCTAGAAACTCCTATGgattaataaaatgagaaatgatttGGGCAGGTGCCCTTCAAGTTCCATCATTGTAGGAAAGCTTTGTTCTATACATTCCTAGAGCAAGCAAGAAGAATGAATAATGCTTTTATCATATGATCAAAGTCAAGATTATTAGTTCCCAttacataagataaaaatattgagaaagagaaaagaaaaattatcaaacaGACCATAAGGAAAGTAGCAAAAATTAGATAAACTCTAACTACAGGCCAGAGTTAAAAGTTTGACTCCCCTTTTATCATCTCACCCCTCAAGACCTCTGCAGAGGCAGCAGAAATCAGGAGGTAGAGAAGCTTTGGCATTCACTGAGCAGATAGAGTGTAAAATTGGCAAAGTGCAAAGAGTTCTCTGAATATCATTATTTCTGTATTGAGGAGTAGCCTATTCTGTGAAACGCAAGAGATGGGGAGGAAAGAGAATTGAAGTGGGGGAGAGGATTCCTATAAAGGAGGTAGCTATGGGCTGTGGAAAAGGAAGGCGAGAAAGGACGGATGTCAGAGAAGAAAGGTAGTGCAGAGAACTgtggaatgcttttttttttttttttttttttttggatggagtctcactctgttgcccaggatggagtgcagtggcatgatctcggttcactgcaagctccgcctcccaggttcacgccattctcctgcctcagcctcccaagtagctgggactataggtgccttccaccatgcccagctaattttttgtatttttagtagagatggggtttcactgtgttagccaggatggtcttgatctcctgagttGTTGCCTTAAGTTGACATTTGCCTTTTGGTGTTAAGACTGATGACCAAGACTAAATAGAGGCCAGATGTTTATTGACTCCGGGTGACAAACATAACTCTGAAGTTCCTTTTTAATCTGTGCATAACAAAAGATCAAAATTTCCATGAAATTCActtctataatttttagaatCCTGTCTTCTCACCTAATACTTTGGTAGTGAGGTCTCCTGTGTTATACAAGGTAACCAGATTAGAGTGTAATACTTGATCTACCAACCCACCCTCATACTGCCACACCCTATCTCCAAGGGGCATTGACAATCACTACCTAAACCCCTTCTTTCAGAGACGTGCTGGTAAAGAATTACCTGGCCCATGGAGAAGAATGGTTCCCTTTCTCCATGGCTGTTGATAGATATTGACCACCTCCTTAGAGTTGGTTAAGGATATCCATCTGTGAAAAGCTGTGGACCCGCGAGTGTTGAGAAGTCAGGACAAACTCACAGCAACTACAGTAAATCCAACATTGCCAAATTCTTTTTTACCACTCCTTCATATCCCAGAGTAGGTAAAAATAACCCTCAGGGATAAAAGAGGTTAGGGAGCACATGCGTTGAAAATACcagcaaaaacaaaattcacaCTGTGTTTAATGACACCATGTTCAAATTAAATAGCAAAATATGTTTACGTATAagcatattattattttgtttgtttgtttgtttatgagacagagtttcattctgttgcccaggctggagtgcagtggtgtgatctcggctcactgcaacctccacctcccaggttaaagcaattttcctgcctcagcctccaatgtagctggaacaacaggcagacaccaccatgccaggctaatttttatatttttagtagagacaggacttcaccatgttagccaggctggtctcaaattcctgacatcAAGGGATCCGCCTGtgttggcgtcccaaagtgctgggattacaggcgtgagccaccgcactgggcctaCTTATAAGCATATTATGTCTTCCCATATAATACAGGTATTTTCACACCCTTTTTGAATCAATGTACAACACCCTCTTTCCTTTTGTGTAGTCAGACAAGTCAGCCTCAAGGTCCATGCTGCTGTGGAAACAGTAGGCTTGTATCTTTATTGGCTTACATAGAAAAGTGGTTAATCACATCATTTCCCTTTAATTCCTCCTGAGTCTACAGGTTGGAGAATAGAAACACAATGACACAATTCAATGTGGTTTTCTAGCAAGTGAGCTGCTACCTCCTCTTATTTTCTCACTTAAGCCAGATAAGGAGTATAAGATGAATGGGGCAGAATTACAGGGAATGCTTTGCAGAACTTTTTGTAAGAACAGAATGCTCTATATGTTGAAGTGagcaagaagacaaaaaaaaaaaaacaacttggaaaacaatagctctatttacatattattattattattatttttttttttttttgcaaagtttAAAAGTACTTCTTATTGCAGACATTTTCATATACGTTAGTGAAATCACGTCCCCCCGCCATGGTGAAGACATATATTCCTATCTTATAAAAACATTCAAGTAACCCTGGGCATTTTCATGTTACTCCTTTTTAGTACCTGGGGATTGGCTTTggctagattttctattttaaccCATGCTTCTTCCCGTTCTTTCATTTTTAGCTTCTCTTTTAGTTTCTCTGCTTTGAACTGTTGTGTACAGTCATCAAATAGCTTTTGGTTCATCTCCATGAAGAGCTTCAGGGCGTTGTATATCAAGCCATGCATTGTCTTGTTCCAATGGGTCTTTGAGTTGCGGTACAAGGAAGGAAACATGATGGGCAGAATCTTCGCTGCATTGTCACTGATTAAACTCATGATGTATTCATTATTCCAGTAATAGAGAGCTCGCTCTGCCACCTGAAAGTGTGGGCTGGAGACACATTTGGCCAACTGCCGGAAGAGGGGCTCCATGATCTTCACAAATTCTGATGGTTCAATGACATCTAAAATCTCTTCTAATTCATTTAAGAACATTACTTCTTTTGGACTGTGAGTCTTTGGCCAGTATTTGAGAAGTGCCATCACCACTGGTTCCGTGAGGGTGCTGTCCTTTTCTAAAAACTGCACTACACAGTATGCCAGCTGGGGATGGCAGACACTCAGAGATTTCACTTTGTGCAAAGGTAGTAACACCTTCAATAAGAAAATCTTGTGCTCTTCTTTGAGTGGTAAGGCAAATCCATTAATTATACTTCCCAATATTTCCAGTAACTCTGCTATGCCATTATGATGCTCTGTTTCATAAATAaacctataaaatatattatttatctgttttctgaTGTAAGCTCTCAAGCCTAGGAATTTCCCATAGATTCTGTGAAGGGTGGTTTTAAGAAAATCTCTCTCCCGAGGATCTTCACTCTCAAAGAGCTCTAAAAGCTGCAATACAAACTTCTGATCAATATATTTCTTCGCTATATTAGGTTGGAAATCTGGAGACtctaaaaatcttaagaaaaattcATAAACAAGCTGTAGATGAGGCCAGGCTGCTTCTAACGTTGGTTTGTCTTCCTCTGGGTCAAATTCTGCTCCCGTAGGATTGGAGGAAGGTGGTAATGTTTGAAACATGTTAACTGCAAACATATGGACTACTTCTGGGTAAATAGGCTCTGTGATCACATTCCGATTATGGGTGATATATTCCACCATTTCACTTAAAGCAGCTTGTTTTACCTCCTTCCACTTTAGGTCACTTAGTGgatcagaaataaagtcaaagagGATGCAACACTGACGTAACTTCTGGATAAAAAGCTTCTCTTGATCAGCAGGAGGAACATCTCGAATATGGAGAAGGGCCACGGGCTGGAAAGGCCCATTGGAGTTGGCCGCATCCACCACCATCCTGCTGCCCGCTTTGTTACATGTCAACATCTAGACTTCAGCGGGAAAGGCAATGGGCTCCTTAAGGCAAGAAACCAGCctccattttagtttttaaaaaaaaggcaaactgaAGCTCTCTGCAGCTGGAGGGAACtgctacatattatttttaaattctttacctagggggaaaaaaaaagactagaaggaaatactttcaaaataattCCTTTGGGTTTCATAactctttttgtcttcttttcactGTTCTGTTTGTTCCAAATTCCCTTTCATGAGCAAGTATTGCtaaaacttttaatatatttaataaaatttaataaatacttgtttaagAACCAAGGTAGATGGTGatttcaatagattttaaaactggtaattttaaaatgttcttttttcttaataagcaatataatttttatctcaATTTGATACATTTATcctaagaaaatgagaagaactTTGCCTCTTGGAACAAACATCTTTATAGTTGAAGCTGGGCACCTGTGCGTGGAATATACGTAACTATTTTTAGCACAGTTTTTCTACTTAGGCGCAGCATTAGAAAGACTCCAGAGACCCTCTAGAACAGAGCTTTATAGATGCTGTAGATCTACCTCCCCAAAGGCTGAAAAGAATTAACATGCACCCAGCAGTATCCAGAGCAGTGATTTCAGCACTATTGTCTTCGTTGTGCAACATTCAGAAGGTGGAAATGATGTTAAatcattttgtataatttttagcAAACTGTCAAAACAGAAAGTACTAATGCAAAATCTTGGAAGGCATTTTTAAGCACAGTCGTAGAGGGAGCATCATAAAACTAAACAGGCACTGagagataaatatacaaatagaCAATGGCTGGACTATATGTAAAAGTAGAATGCTGACCCACAACCTGAAGCAACCTGCCCAGGAAACCAACCCTTTACCTACCATAAGCAGCCCAGGAAACCAGCCTAATAGAAATCAGACTGTAGAAAGTCAGACTCCTATCTCTAGTAACAAACCAAGAAGCTTAATGATAACTTCAATAACAGCACAAAATGGCGAGGATTTTGTTAACCTGACAGCTTCCCTCATTTTTGTCCCCATTTCTAATTTAAGACCAATCAGACAAAGCCAAATATGTACCCCTAACCAATCACATAGGATGCCCCACTTCTAGTTACCCTGCCTACCAGCTTCCCCATGCCAACAACCTTCAGTCAGAATATACCTGAAACCTTCCCTTTTTTCCACTATAGAGCTTTCCTACCCTTCTGCTTGCCTTTCAGTCTTTGCTAAAATGCAAGCAATGGTAGCTGACTCCCTTGCTATAACAATCTCTGAATAAACAGTCTCTACTTTTGGTTGGTCTTCATATATTTCCATACCATGGAAGAACAGAAAATTCCATGACCAACTTGTAGAAGAATTCATTGAAAAGCACAAGAATTTAGCAATTGCAAATTGTGTACATGAAATTTACACCTAAATATGACATACAAGGTAATAAACACACGTACACTTCATAGAGCACTCCTTGGGGAATCACTACagcatctctttttaaaatgcattctcACATACAGTGATCTTCAAGCATTTTTAATTCAGTATGCCATCAATAAATGTTTAGCAAGCATTCCAGAAATATAGATACTTATTTATACATCTTACACACAttgcaaatttagaaaatttaaaagatgaaataaagtgTGTGTTAGTTCACTTGTGtgttgctataaatacctgaggctgtgtaattcataaagaaaagaggtttatctggctcaccattctgcaggctgtacaagaagcatggtaccTGCATCTGCTTCTCATGAGGGTTTCAGGCTGCTTTCTTTTATGACAGAAAGCAAACAGGAGCAGGCATGTGcaaagatcacacagcaagaaagaggaagcaagagaaggTGGGgcctctttttaacaaccagcatTCTGGGGGACTAATACAGCAAAAACTCACTCATCAACCTCAAGGACAGTACCAAGCCATTAGTGAAAGATCCACCCTTGTGACCCAAACACATCACATTAGGCCTCACCtacaacactggggatcaaattttaacatgagatttagaggactgaaacaaaacaaagtatacCAAAGTTAAATAAAACTACTTGTAAACATTCTGCAAATTATGATGACTTCATACTATTAGTAGCTAATACCTTTGTTATGGGTATCAATTCACATGTCAAAAAGTCTTCTAGAACATTTTCAAGCTTTATGTCCAAGAATTAGATCATTAGATTGTCATTGCTTTTACTTCTTAAGTGACGAACCATGAACTCATATTGTAGGGGGTAGCAAAAATGTcagctctgcttttttttttctgaccctTGCCTGTTGTTTACAtcgtttttaatatatttcatctttGGTATCTTTGCAAGAATCTTTTAGTCCACTTGCCATATAAAGGTTGAGATGCACACAGGATAAAATTGTCTATAAAACCATATaaggccaggagaggtggctcatacctataatccctgcattttggaaggccaaggcaggaggatagcttgagcctaggagtttgagaccagcctggacaagatagcaagactccatctctacaaaattcaaaaagaaaaagtcagccaagcatggtggcacatgcttgcagtcctatttgggaagctgaggtgagaggatcacttgagcccaggagtttgaggctgcagtgagctatgattgtaccactgcagcccagcctggacaacagagtgagacccccatttctaaaaaattaattgcTTACTTTTACAAAATAGGACCACTTAACAGATTGGCTATAAAATGTTGCAAGATGCTGAAAGCAAGCAAGTCATCAATCGTCTACCAACATGTCCTGTTTGTGgaacactgaaataaatatatCCAAGCCAACCAATAAATTAAATTTCAGTAAATTTAGTTCATTTCTCATTTTGGAGAATATATTAATAGAAGTAGAAGATTAAGAGATAAAGGGAAGTGCTACTGCTTTTCTCCCGTATTTCAATTGATCCCTCTGTGGAGACATGCTTTGGAGTCTAGACAGTCCTCCATATTATTTCCCTGAGTTTGATAAACTAACatggcttttttccctttttgcaaACAAGAGTGAGAAGGAAATGAGATGAAGAATGTGCCTACATTTTCTTAGCTTAAATTCACATCAGATAAGGGATTATGCATAATCCTTTTCAACTATTGGCCTTCTGAGCTAAAGTGGAGAGGGGTCAACTTAAAGAATAAAACCATAGAGCTGGTGCCTTCAAATATTTGTTACTGaaatttccctcctttctttctttgaaaattggCAGCTCCAGAGTTCAATGCATTTAGATATTCAGTTCATGTTAAATCAGCACAATTATCTTATAAAAATTATGCATCATAAGTAGTTTGGTAAACACATTAGCTAATTCTTGTATTACCCAAGAGAGGAGGCATACCAACCAGATGTGCTGATATATCTAAGTTCCAAGTACAGACTGTCATttatctgcatttttagtagccATGTTTgcaattttcttcattcttcattgGTGGTCTAaactctcctttattttctttcataattacaGAATTTAAACACTAGAAGATCAGCCATTTTAGAGTCATTCATGTTATGTCCATCTCTGCTGATTATTGaacttttcaaaaacttttatctatttcttccctGATATATTTGTGAAAGTCCCATTATCATTATCTCCCTCTGCTAACAAACTCCATTTGCGTTTTGGCTATTATCTTTTCCTTGTCAGTCAGAACTAATGGGGCAgaatcttgtttaattttttccatcTATTCTATTCCTGTCATGCATTTATTACCCCCTACATATAGATCTTAAAATAAGTCAAAGGAACcagttcattaaaaaattatttgaatgctTCTCACAGCACACAGGCTTTCATTTTGGTGTCAGCTCAGATTCTTTATCTCATTCTTATTCTCCCAATTGGATCTTTTTCTTGCTGTAGAATACAAGgaaactctttaaaataatttttcttaaaatctgatACCCAATGTTATAATCTGTAAAACCAATCTGTATGATAGTCAGCATTGAGTTAGCCATGGTAACTGGGGAAACATTGACCTGTCCTAATTAATGGAAAGCTCTCAAAAGAAGCTGGAATTCAGGTACAGAATAGCTCTTTACCCTCCACCAAACCTGCGCTAATATTCACATAAATACCTGCATTCAAGAGATATCAATCTAAATGTGTTCATCTATTTTCCCATAGGCATGCTAATAAACATTCAATTAAGTAAAAGACGGTCAAAAACAATAGCTGAAAAGGAAGGATAGACCACTGACACCAATTCTTAAATGTGGTTACTTCTGGGAAAGAGTGCGTGATTGAAGAGTGGGAGAGAAGATAAAAGAGGATGTTCAATTTCTATTGTATCTTCCTCTATATCAATGTAACATTTTACAAAAGGCatgtattttctataatttaaaataatataaagaaaaagaaggggtatatgaaaaaataattaccttTTTAAGTTAATTACCTGTATAAACAATAACATTAGAATATATTGTCAGCAATTTCCAACAAAGTGTATACGACTGTGTGGCCAGCCACCATCCTCTTTAAGATAGTAGGACTGAGAAGACAGCAAGGCACCGCGAGCAGCTTGGGACACATGGAAGTGAGGTCTGTATTGGGTTTAGAAAAAAAGCAAGctaaaataataaccaaaacGTACCTGTGCCAAGTGTTTGTGACTTGGATATTTTGCTGAAAGCCAACCCTACTGGAGACTTGCTGCTATATATGCTTCCACACAGTCACCAGTCACCCAAATAGACATGTCATTTTCTAGACTTCCTCTCTGCCTCAAAGGAGACAGGCACATATTTGGATCAAGCCTGGTGGGAGATGTGCTATTGCTGGTGTCAGTGAGACTCTGCACATTCCAGGAATTAAAGACAGGATATGCATAGCTCCTCTGTAAATGCTTTATGGGCAATTGGTACAAGCACCAACATCAcagaaggaatttttttcttatgattccCCAAATGAGACTATTCTgtcttgtggaaaaaaaaaatgtacaaagtaaATTCAGATGGAAGAGACAATGGCAgaggtgggggtgaggagagACTCTCCCGCTGATAGTCGAGTTTTTGGAAAATGTTCTCAAATCATACTTGGCCACAGTCCTCAGACAAAATCCTTTGTCATACGCATCTCTCAGCAAGGTAAAAACGCAAGAACAAAGTGTAAGTCAGAAGCACAGTGGAGCAAAGAGGGAGGCATCTCCTGCTTCACTCAGAAAAATTAGGTTCTGGCAATTCTGTAAATTCATCCTAAAAATGACATCTTTATTTTGATTGAGTGACAAATAACATCTTATGACTTTAAGCAGAAATTTATGTATATGCTCCCAGCAGTCAATTCTTCAGGGTAGAGcatttgagaataaaaattttCCATTGCAGCCCCTTGCTCCTTACTAATACTGTTGCTAAGTTTGGCAGAAATGTTCCTTGATGTTCTTAGGTAACAATGGGGAAATTACACAGAGGAGCATCAGGAAAAAATGATGGGAAAACCATTGGGCTACCCTGATAGAATAATACAGAAACTGAAACAATGTCATCCAAGCCACAATCAAAATATCCTATCTATCCAACTGAGTTACCTGAGAAAGGGACACTCATGATTAAGCAGTATTTAAACCAAGAGAGTCTGTAGGAGTTGGAAGGTGGCAACATTTGATGATGATCATTTGAGTTGAGATCACTCGAAGAGTAAAAATATCTGCCCAGTGGAGTCTAATCATGAAGTTAAAAACAGCCACAGCTTGGACAATATGTGTCTTCATTCTCTCATTTAGTGAATCAGTCAGTCAACATACATCACATCAAGAATCTGAATCTTTAAGAATAAACTATAGGTTTGGTATCCCCAtcttaaagacaagaaaaataaaaccagagatgTTAAAGAACTGCTGTAAGTCGTTTCTCGAATAGAACAAACTCAAGAAAGACCACCTTAAATGCTATCAGCTTTTCATTCCCTGTCCCTTGACAATACCTGAGGTAGATTCTACagattttcagtcatttttaggCAATGAAAGAATTTCATTTTCAGGTATTGAAAAGTCCAatccagccaggtgcggtggctcatgcctgtaatcccagcactttggaaggctgaggcaggtggatcacgaggtcaggaggttgagaccagcctgtccaacgtggtgaaaccctgtctctactaaaatacaaaaaattagccaggcatggtgg
Above is a window of Papio anubis isolate 15944 chromosome 13, Panubis1.0, whole genome shotgun sequence DNA encoding:
- the LOC100997528 gene encoding serine/threonine-protein phosphatase 2A 56 kDa regulatory subunit gamma isoform, translated to MLTCNKAGSRMVVDAANSNGPFQPVALLHIRDVPPADQEKLFIQKLRQCCILFDFISDPLSDLKWKEVKQAALSEMVEYITHNRNVITEPIYPEVVHMFAVNMFQTLPPSSNPTGAEFDPEEDKPTLEAAWPHLQLVYEFFLRFLESPDFQPNIAKKYIDQKFVLQLLELFESEDPRERDFLKTTLHRIYGKFLGLRAYIRKQINNIFYRFIYETEHHNGIAELLEILGSIINGFALPLKEEHKIFLLKVLLPLHKVKSLSVCHPQLAYCVVQFLEKDSTLTEPVVMALLKYWPKTHSPKEVMFLNELEEILDVIEPSEFVKIMEPLFRQLAKCVSSPHFQVAERALYYWNNEYIMSLISDNAAKILPIMFPSLYRNSKTHWNKTMHGLIYNALKLFMEMNQKLFDDCTQQFKAEKLKEKLKMKEREEAWVKIENLAKANPQVLKRSNMKMPRVT